From the Primulina tabacum isolate GXHZ01 chromosome 3, ASM2559414v2, whole genome shotgun sequence genome, one window contains:
- the LOC142538708 gene encoding uncharacterized protein At2g29880-like, with amino-acid sequence MGDSQTKYNMWTTEESNELLKLMVNAAMRGWRDKNGMLNKRTVEKNIVPTLNGKLRCEKTFAQYQSRLKWFKQRYNNYSKLTRHSFGFGWDPETKKFTANDEKVASKIESIGDVDDNCWDAIKEVPNLENRTRYKVFDLLNARSKKMAFLKMTIEERLEWIDYKLNE; translated from the exons ATGGGcgattcacaaacaaaatataatatgtgGACGACTGAGGAGAGCAATGAATTATTAAAACTCATGGTCAATGCTGCCATGAGAGGATGGCGTGATAAGAATGGGATGCTGAACAAAAGAACAGTGGAAAAAAATATAGTTCCTACTCTTAACGGAAAACTGAGGTGTGAAAAGACTTTCGCACAATATCAAAGTCGTTTGAAATGGTTCAAACAACGATACAATAATTATTCCAAGCTTACACGTCATAGTTTTGGGTTTGGATGGGATCCTGAGACAAAGAAATTCACGGCTAATGATGAA AAGGTAGCTTCTAAGATTGAATCAATTGGTGATGTAGATGATAATTGTTGGGATGCTATTAAGGAAGTCCCAAACTTGGAGAATCGTACTCGGTACAAGGTGTTTGACTTGCTTAATGCTAGatcaaagaagatggctttcctGAAAATGACAATCGAAGAGCGCTTGGAATGGATAGACTATAAGTTAAATGAATGA